The Alnus glutinosa chromosome 8, dhAlnGlut1.1, whole genome shotgun sequence DNA segment ATTTGGACCTCGACAACTTTAAGTCAACTCGGCTTCGGAATGCTCTTTCGGTCTCGACCTCGAGGTATCTTGGGCTcgacatctttttccttttgtgctTCCATTGTCGGCAAATAACTTTCCTCATGTCCACTCGGTGCCAACGACACAATTGTCCATGAATAAGCCGTTTGACCATAATTTTGATGTCAAGTCGGACCCTCTCGGTAACAAGGGCATTTCGGGAACAAGATGGAAATCTTGTCCTACATCAGTTTGTAATGtggtgtttggtttataaagttttttttttttttttttgaagggggtttataaagtttttaactcataaatttttttttttttaaaaaaaaaaaaatcttcaaaatttaaattaaatttgtttttaatataagATTGTTGTCAGGAGTACTAatgtttttattacaaattcttTATAAACTAATGTATTAGTTCACATGATACTTATCACGTCTATGACTAAAAAAATATAGACCGGCAcgtgaattttttaattttttttttgagaaatgctacatatacttaaacttttacaaatgcagctttactaagatgatgtggaatttattcattggtactcataacatttctttttattaattattttaatcatatctaatgaataagctccacatcactTAGTAAGGCCccctttgtaaaaatttaagtatatgtagcatttttctttttttttttaagttagaaAAAACCAGACAATCACACACCAACTCTTTGCTCCTTATATATAGGTACTTGTGGTCTTCGCTTCTCTCCCACACAGCCTAATTAAGCCTCCATTAATGGTTTCTCACATCTTCAGCTGAGtttcccttcttcttttctctctattcCTTCCCTCATTCCACTCCTTCTTaacctaaaaaacaaaaaatagtaattatatataacagaaagcaaaagaaatgaaagcaGGCAGCTCTCTGCAGTACTGGTTGAAGATGATCTTCAGGATTGTGCTCGTTCTGTGCCTGCAAAGTTTGTGCTTGGCTTCTGCTCACGGCAGGGTAGGTGATGACATGCATCCACTTTCTCATATCAACATTCATAAAACTTCTCTTGCCCTCCGTGACTCGGTCTCCATTAAAGCCAGCCCACTCATTCTCGGCTTGAAGGTACCAATCCTTTTGCTTTTTCTAATGTGATTGTCTTCCTTCCAATTCTGCGTTTTTAGCTACCTATATATTGGTTTATAGTATTTACTTCATACAGTGTTGTTATTGCTACAATGGCCGCACGCCAAGCACTAACAGAAGCTAGAAGAAGAACAGACCGTGATCGGTGAGGTAGTATGGCCGCACCTCCGGTGGAGCTCTTTAACCGCTGTTCCCCTCCcagtttctttttggtgcttgGCTGCGTTCattgatattttataaattatcaatttttttaatacaatttttataagttaagtTGTTAATACAGCTTCTATtacaacctttttttaaaaaaaaaaaaaaaaaaattcacgtgataatttatattttataaaaataagtgttATTCGAGTCTCGATATGATGTGAGCCTGATCGATATGCGACATTTAtggctgataattttttaccCGATTCGCAAACTCGATACGaatctaacacaaaattaataaattaggATTGAAAGacttaacccatttaattaaattgattagaTTTTGATTGACTTACGAACACGAATATGATCATATGTTATGTCAAATAATGCATGCATTTAGTGTCTAATGTGATAAGTATTATATAGATTATCACgcacattaatttgtaaatgtAATAAATATTATGTGGATCGTAATAtccatattttaataattaacatggTAAATATTGTTATGAAacatcaatttataagaaatttactattaaaaagAAGATATAGTACCCTACAAAAAGAGTCTTAAGATTATCTTAATCATGAATTCATGATTGTGACCCCTTTTATGGattttaaaagatatatataaagctGCAAAACAGGTGTTTGTCTTTTCATTTACCTAAACGGCTAAAGAAAAAAAGCTAATTTATCGCTTAAGAAAAGAATGacataattttttacaaattagtttATAGGAAATCTTATACAAATTATAtctaaaattgacatgtgtttcTTGGCATATGAGAAATacgttattttaatagcatgtacttctcacatgcttttttaatagcattaataagaaagagaaatgttacatgATAAATATAGGTGTCTGTCTCCATTCAAGCGAACCCAGTTGTTCTTGGGTTACAGGTACAAAAATTTCGTAATCTACACAAGTTACTTCAGGAAATTCCAAAGGCCTGTGCCTTTCATAAGGATGTTGAATTCATTATTCATGATGTAATTCTCGTCGAGTCTAGATTGGTCACAGTCAAGTTTTGATGTGGGTTTTTCTTCATATGATTACAGGGCGAGGACACTGAATGGGTGACCGTGAATCTTGTAAACCCAAATCCTTCTGAGGATGATTGGGTTGCCGTTTTTTCTCCTGCAGTCTTCAAGTAATCTACATCTCTATAGCTTTATCAGTCTGTACAGTTTAGCTAGTAATTTTCTGTTCACAAATTAGATTGAATAGAATGGACAACTTAGTCAATGGCTTTTCAAGAACAgagttttttttaccaaataatGGAGATTATAGTTGTGGGACTAAAGTTGCCTCTGTTAATGCATAAATTGAAGgaatgtttttgctttgaattgGTGATCCAGCGTAGTGGATTGCAAAACAAACAATAGTAGATTAccaattcttcccaaaattaAGAACAAATAAAGGATTTGAGGTAAAATAGATAGAAAACCACTCCTAGAgtgttgtttttattaaaacaaatgaataataataataatacaaaaaaaaatatttagtcaATGAAATAAAGTCGGTTTGGCGACTGGCGCAATCTCATCTAGACGGGCCTACTTACTCATTTGGACGAGACTTGTGATAAAGCttaaaacctgaaaaaaaaaaaaaaaaaaaaaaaattctcgtCCGGTCCGGTTTCCAAGGGAGTTTCTTGAGTACTTTTTTACCATATCTTTTTACGGCCCGTTTTAACTTGGTAAACATTGGAATTGgaatattttcatgaaatatgACTTTGAGGAGCTTTTAATAAGCTGTCTAACGCCACCAAGTTTGCCTGCATCCGATGTCGGAATCACAAACATTTTTATTAAGACTGGTCTGATTGAAAACTGGCCTGCATCAATTGGCAGCTCATCAACCTGTCTACCAGTGAATGATGAAGATCAAGAACCATATATATGCACAAGCCCGATAAAGGTGTGTACAATTTGAATTGAAAAACTGAGATTAAAGTAGCAGATAAAATTGGTAAATTCCTCGAATTTGGTTTTTGCGTCTCTAACTTATGTGACGGTGAATATCTTTGTTGTAGTTCAAGTATGCAAATTCCTCCAATTCAAAGTATACAAAAACTGGCAAAGCTGTTTTGAAGTTCCAGTTGATCAATCAGCGGGCAGACTTCTCCTTTGCAGTTTTTTCAGGCGGTTTGTCAAATGTGTGTCCCTGGGTCTTTTGCTGTTCTTATGCTTCATAAATATGTTCGTATATCTTTGAACTGGACTTGTTAGCATCCTGTTTCTTCTCAACTAAGATCCTAGTGAAGGCCTCTATACTCATTTCATGTTACTGCATCTCTTAACGTCCAGATTAACCAATTTTTCTTCATGTGTACTGCTAAGTAATTTTGTTATCGAATATTGCAGCCTATATTGGTGGCAGtttcaaatttcatttcatttgccAATCCTAAAGCACCTCTATACCCACGCCTTGCTCAAGGGAAATCTTGGGATGAAGTAAGTTTACCCAAATAAAAGATTCCTGTAAAATCTTCTGATGGATATTGGATATCAGGTCCCAACTCCTAAACTATATGTTTGTCAAAGATAAATTTctgttcagtttttttttttttttttttttttaaagtcttaAATCAGTATGTTTGCCAGGCGAAGTTGATTTAAATCAATTCCTTACAAATGCATGAAACTCCAGCTGTTGTTGAAACTTTCTAAATTAACTCTTCTTCTGGTTTCGGCTTGCAGAGACGTCTATACATACTATGCAAGCAGAATTTTTATGCAAGCTTTTGATGTTATGCAGATGACAGTAACCTGGACGAGTGGCTATGCAATAGATGAAGCTGTTCCATTAGTGGAATGGGGTCTGAAGGGAGAAACTCAAACTCGATCCCCAGCTGGAACATTGACAGTTGATCAGAACAGCATGTgtggtattattttatttcatctaCCAATAATTTTACCCCACTGCATACTTTCCCTTATGGATTGCAAGTTGATCCTACCATGCATGCTTATATGCTTTGATTTCTACTGTAACCTTCAAAGAAAGCAGAAAGACTCTTCTCAATAAATAACACTTCACTCTGGCCATTTCTATGCTTTCTTAGAATACAATAGAAAGTTTATGCTTCAAAATCTTGCCAATTCATGACAATACATGTTGTTAGAAAGGTTTGATAGTTAGTAATTTGCTTATTTCTAGCTTCCAAATGGGTAAGTTTTATTTTCAAAGCTTGACCTCTTGCCACTATAAGCACAGGTTGTTACAGCCTAGACTCATTGCATAATGATAGTTCAATTAAAGGGGTTTGTAGGGCTGTTGGCCTGTTGCATAATGAGACTTCCTTGTAACTCTGCAGGTTCACCTGCACGGACAGTAGGCTGGCGTGATCAGGGTTTTATACACACaagtttcttaaaaaatttgtgGCCGAACTCTCTGTATGTTTTTAATTGCATTTTCTTGACATAAAAGTATCCTCAAGTGTTGATGATATATGTTGACCGTTGTTATAGTGGTATTTCAGGTACACTTACAGGATGGGTCATCTCTTGTCCAATGGCTCATGTATCTGGAGCAAAACCTATTCTTTCAAATCATCCCCATATCCTGGACAGGACTCACTACAACGTGTAATAATATTTGGCGACATGGGGAAGGTAGTGTTAAGTACTGACGTAAAGAAATTTATAAGTATTGAGAGTGTTGTTACGGTAATTGCTTTTATTACAAGTCGCTTACAAATTGACATGACAGTTCACCCATGTTAGATACTATAATGTGGACAGACATGTAGTAATTCACATGGATTTCCATAAAATGTGGACTATGTGTGAGTTTGTAAGAGaattatagtaaaagttgtaatatCCCAAGCATTTTCCaagaattaaatataaaagaaagggggaaaaaaaaaaaaaaaaaaaaaaaaaaaaaccatatgaaAGGAAAAATCCATTGCTCCAAACAAATCATAAAGACAATGTCAGGAAATATGTTAACTAAGACATCTACTAATTGTCATAGATTCTTGAGCCCATTGGCAATTAATGTCCATTGTTTGCCCTGAGAAGACCTGAGTGGAAGATTATAATTGTCATCGTCTGGGTTCCTGAATTATAGTTGACATCACTCGGTCATTCTGCTGCTCTGTCTGTGGCATATATCTCCATCCCTTTGTATTATTGCTCTTATAGTCAATTGTGTCTACAATGGAATTTATCTTTCTGTAAAAGCGGATGCATTATAATTCTTTTAGTTGATTTAGAAATACAGTTGGATTTGCTCAAGGAAGTTTCAATAAAATGTAAACACATTGTTATGCTTCTTGGCCCATAGGACCACTTAGATTAAAGGCCATGATATGTGCTACAAGTTTTCCAAAAATCcatataaacatatttttcatCTATAAATGCTTCTGTATTATATTCAAATCCCTCTTGAGACCCATTCAGCTTGCAGTTAGTATTGAATGGTTGAAGTTGCTTTGTCTACCCATATCGGCATATCTCTAGACATAGAAGTAGATTAAGGTAACACCTTGAATCTTTCTACTTACCTTGTTAGCTCTCCATTCGCTGTACATTTTGCAAATAGAATTAATAGATATTAAATCTTCAAAAATAGATGGGCACCAGCTGATATATCTACAGTTTGAGAAATTGGAGCAGAAGTAGCATCTGAAAGATGTCATTTGTTGGTTTTTGAACTAGAAGGGAAACAGCATTCAGAAGGCGAAGGGTGCTTGAGAACCATTGCTAGGAGTTTAAGGCCCATGTGCACGCCCTTCACTTTGCATCTATGTTGCTAGCTAAGTTGAGTTTCTGTATTTTCAGGCTGAGCGTGATGGTTCAAATGAGTACAGTGATTATCAGCCAGGTTCCCTGAATACTACCGATCAACTCATCAAGGACTTGAAAAACTATGACATAGTTTTCCATATAGGAGATATAAGTTATTCAAATGGATACGTCTCACAGTGGGACCAATTCACAGCACAGGTGGAGCCCATTGCATCAACTGTCCCATATATGGTTGCAAGGTTTGTCCACCTGTTCATTGTTTGTTTCATCCATACAGGAAAGTTACTTGATAACACTGGTTAAAGTATCTTTTATGTGATCGTCTTACAGTGGCAATCATGAACGTGATTGGCCAGATTCAGGATCCTTCTATCAAAACACAGATTCAGGTGGGGAATGCGGTGTGTTTGCTGAGACCATGTTTTATGTTCCTGCTGAGAACAGAGCTAAGTTCTGGTAAATTTCATATACGTTTTTCCAGTATCTTATATGTTTTTTGGAATGTTGAAATATTAGGATGTGGCTTAGCAATGCAGGCACATTGacacaaatttttaaattacacacgtgtgggctcaaattccatatttatttgaaatgggGGTAAACTATGAGTCATGGTTTGAATTCAGAACATTtattctaataccatgttaaatcatcatgtATCGGAAAAACTTAAGCtgataaaaaaggaaaaattaataatttaattaatacattaGCATGAACAAACCTTCCTTATCTAGAATACACAGAGAGCGTCCTCTGGAATCAGTACACCGAAAAAGATAAGAGTACATACAGATGGTTCATCAAAAGAACCACCCAGGTACCTTGGCATTGCGCTTAGCTACAACGTAACTAGGGTTTGGTCACATAGCGGCAATATTACTTGGTATGTTAGATCACACCCTAAGCACCTAACAGTTTGTTTCCTTGGGGTGAGGCGTTGACTCCCACATTTTTGGGAGCAAAACCATCTCTGCATTTATGGTGTATTTGATATGTTTGAGATGTGCCAGCCACAGAACTGGTAGGTGTTTTATGTTTGGTTAAACTGCTTGGAAGGGAGTTTAATTCCTGTCATAACTTGTCCAATTAGAGATCAGCTTGGTCCATTTTCCCAACATTCCTTTGTTTCTTATCTGAGATTTGTGAAAATGTTTACAAAATGTACAGGTATTCAACAGATTATGGCATGTTTCACTTCTGTATAGCTGACAGTGAACATGACTGGAGGGAGGGAACAGAACAGTACAAGTTCATTAAGCATTGCCTTGCATCAGCAGATAGACGGAAACAACCATGGTTGATCTTTGCTGCTCATCGTGTTCTTGGATATTCCTCCAGTAATTGGTACGCCGAGGAGGGCGCATTTGAAGAGCCCATGGGAAGGGAGAGCTTGCAGAAGCTTTGGCAGAAGTACAGGGTGGATGTCGCATTTTTCGGCCATATACATAACTATGAAAGGACATGCCCCATTTACCAGGTAAATGTCCATGTGCAGCTTTCTTCAAACACACTTGATATACAATTCACTATTAACATCATTTGGTTGCATTGGTATAGTTTGAACAATGATATATGAAAATGCTTTTATGCAAGTCCCTGTCACAAGCAGCATGATAATACTTTAAGCACTGGTCAGCTGCGTTGTTGAATTTGTTAGCCAGCTCTTACTTTAGCATTGTAGtctttctcttttaaattttcaaagtttgtgttaaatcactacttgtcCTAAAAACTAAAGCTAATaggaaaaggtaaatttaatcacttaatcagtactttaacactccccctcacgtgtgagctcaaacttcattttaataggtgaggtccaacacgtggaataattaattgaaattgagttaAATGGCGAactcaaggttcgaactcaggacctttggCTCTTATACtgtgttaaatcatcaattgtccTAAAAGTCTAAGCTAGtagaaagaggtaaatttaatcacttaatcaatactttaacactgtGCAATACCAAGTTTGAGGCGACTTTCATGTAGAactgacaatttttaacacgactcATGAACCCGACATGAACTTAACTCGAAATTAGTAGGTTAAAGTTAAGTGGtatgacccatttaattaaaatggtcaAGTTAGAGTTGATCAATATAGTTTTTATATCCATGCTTCAACATGACCTGAACCCAACATGCAAACACAAATTGTCACTTATAATTTCATTCCATGTCtctaattgttttttcttttgtcaatgCTGGTGGTGTGTAGAATCAATGCGTCAATTCAGAAAAGTCACATTATTCAGGCACCATGAATGGAACAATCCATGTGGTCGTTGGAGGGGCAGGGAGCCACTTATCAAAATTCACCACAGCAATACCCAATTGGAGCATTTACAGAGACCATGACTTTGGCTTTGGCAAACTGACAGCATTCAATCACTCTTATCTACTTTTCGAGTACAAGAAAAGCAGTGATGGAAAGGTATATGATTCCTTCACCATTTCAAGGGAATATAAAGATGTCTTGGCTTGTGTACATGACAGTTGTGAACCCACCACTCTGGCGTCTTGATCTGTATCTTACAGTTGTTTGAGGAAAACTTGTGCCTTATGAAATTTGGCACCAGTATCAAACCTTCCATTGATGCAATTGTGTTgttattaaagaaataaaggCTATGATTTTACTTATAACGGTATCTTACATTTCATGAACAAAGTAATGGTATCAGTGACATCCATTTCAGCATGAAGCAATATCTGAGGGCAGGAGTAGAGCTCTTTTTCTTTGGTGGATACATTCTGGCTAGTATATGATATGAAACATGCAATAGAAAAActgtagagaaaaaaaatgtgagggGTCTACTACCAAAGGACAAAAGGATTGCTAATTAATAGAGTGATTAATGCAGAATCAAGTTACAACAGACCACTCCAAGGTGCAAGTTTTGGCCCAATAGGTATCATGATAAAAATCTGCCAAGAACACACATTTTAAACAATATCCCATGTTTGGCATCCTGACATCAGGGTTCAAAACAAGTCAAACAGTCCATGTCCAAGCTTCATAAGTTCAAgggaaaaacataaaaaagcaCCCTTAACTAAAagccgattttaaaatagccccaTGAATTTTTGAGTCtgctaaagtgacccatcaaactatcgaggtgtgccaaaaatgtaattttttctgataatacccttattctcttaaaaactattttttaatatatatatatatatatatataatctctaAAAGTTAAAGAGAATAAGgctattattgaaaaaaagtgacattttttgCACTTCTTTATAGTTTAATAAGTCACTTTAATACATTTGAAAAttcatgaaattattttaaaatcagttACTAGTTAAGgggcttttatatatttttccctacgGCCTATCTAACAGTAATGCCATCAGACAAGATACATGTTGTTGGCTTAGAACTTGTCCTTGACTATATGTGTCAATGACGTACATATTGATTACAATTCTCGCCCTTCCAGACTAATGCTAGTAGGGCGACTTTATATACTTTGGGGTTTAAAGAGAGATAATTTGAAATgagatattttttatatttaaatattaaatcaataagatttattttaatttaaaattggtTCTTCTCACTTTTGAGATTCAATGTTATATTGCTAGTaacaaatttctatttttttttttttagttccaattaatttttttgtccttcctttttaaaaaagttttttatatatCCATATGCATATTTATAGTAGAAATTTATAACTAAAAATATCTCTAATACTTCCAACTTAcacaaaaaaagacaaaaatttcttaataATTAGTAATAATTGACTAATTATACAACGCAACAATTAATTGACTAATATACttaaattaagtttttgttgacaaaaaaacataatactatttttttttttcaaaacaatttttttattcaacaaaaacataaaatgtCTAGTATTTCCTTTTGATTGTCGGGAATCTCTTCAAGCTTATCCTACATCACACGTACTCACGAGGGTGGCTGTGGACCACACGTTACTGACGACAAAAAAAACTAGGAAAATGTGTGGTTTGTTGTGCTATCACAAGCCCGAAGAACACAATCATGAAACTGAAGGGCTATGGGAAGATTTTAAGGGATTAACCATTTATATTAGAAAAGATTTCAACCCACTATATATAATAGCACCGACataagatttttataaattgattttattggaAATTTATATATATCGGTCTCTAAAAACTACGTGTTttttttaagctattaaaaaaagcatgtaataagcattataattaaaaaaatatataataaacacGTGTCAATATTAGGAGTTGATTTGTAAAAACTTTCATATAAACCAATTTTAAGGATTCCATGCCTTTGATTTCAATAAGAAACATGCTAGCTAGAccaactttttaataatttgttgaCACCGATAAACATACATAGCTTCAATCACATGTTGATATGTGTCGATAAATTGTAAAATAGTTGTAAATGTAACATTACTATTTCAATAATACTTACAATTtgtaaccaaaaaaagaaaaaacagtagaaaaaaagagagagggaggtTTGTGAATTTAGAAGATGGACACAAAGTGATGGGAAAATAATCTCGATCTCATCTTGAAAAAGTACTTGTGATTTATAGTTCTCCTCCTCAATTGTGAagatttatctttatctttctttGAGATATTTTTTGGTGACCAACTTCTCTATGTTCCTATAGATTTCAATGGattcaaaaaaattttcttctttattttacttCTGATGCCTCAAATAATTCCCATACTCAATCTTAACCctctaattttatgttaaattcaTGTCAAGTTTACAGTCATATAAAACATTGTCGGCCctaatttattttgtctttatgAGATATATTTCTAATGTGGGTATTGGTGCAAAATTTTCATAACTCTAAAATAAGAGTGAAATGCTCCTAGAGTACATTGTTAGAGGTGTAAATCCGGCCGATTGTAACCGGTAACTGATAACCGAAAAACCGGTTTGGTACCTAATTATAAATAACCGATAACTGGCTACTCGGAGCCGGTTACCGGTTTTAGCCTTTTTAGAAACCAGGTTATAACAGGAAaatagggtatatatatatatatataaaataaaaaaattagtaaattacAGCTGataccctttaaaaaaatagtaaaaaaactAGTAAATTCACCATAATATCTTCTGAAAATatcactgatttatttaattcattgtCCAAAGTTTTTATTTCTCTCATTACATTGAGTTCTCTTTTATAACAAAGAATACAAAAGtccaaacaaaagaaatcaGTCTAAACTTGGGCATTCTCCCAGCCATATATATCACATTTGCTTAATGGGACAACCCCTTCCGCAGCATTTGGAACACTTGAGAAATTGATGTACTCGGAGCTGGAAAACAATGGCTTGACCGGGTCGGTACCTCCGGAGTTGGGTTCTTGCAGGAATTCGACGTTGTTGAATCTGGCAGGGAATAAACTGAATGGGTGCATTGCCGGGACAGTTGGGTGGACTTAATTAGCCAACTTCAAGTTATGAAGCTTCAGTCGAACAAGCTGGTTGGAGAAATCCCAACTGAAATTACCCAATTACAGAAATTATCAATACTGAACATCAGCTGGAATTCCCCAAATGGTTCACAGTTGCCAGACTAGGCTCACCGTACGTTGTCATGCCGCTATACCAAGCGTCAGAGTAGCAAATATCGTCATCTCATTGCTATTCTCAAATGTTGCATAATTTCTTGATTGAATTAGGCTCAGTACTTTAAAAATGTATCAATATTATGTGTACTGCATGTGTCTTATCATTACTATATGAACAACAATTATGGAtgaacaaacattttttttttctttgttaggttTTTTTGAGTAGGACTGACAATTTTTGGCACGATTGAGCCTTAAATCTGATATgaactcaacacaaaattagcgggttaTAGTTGAGGGGTTTggcctgtttaattaaataggttgggATAGagttaacctatatagtcttatatccatGTCTCGATACGATCCGAACCTGATATGCGACATTTAAGGCTGACAGTTTTTGATATAATTCGCAAGTCCGACATTAATCCAACACGAAAATAACAAATTAGGGTTAATGGGTctgatctgtttaattaaattgattgaaTTTTTTGGATTTGCACAATTTTCACTCGTGAACGCGCTATCTTTTAATTTCCTGTTTTGTCTTCAAAAAGATTTTCTTAGATCCTATCAATGGAAAAGGGGCCAATGACTGAGATTTTCCTTCCTATCTGCCATTTTTTTCCATCATTTTGATGTAACGGTTGATCCTATCGAGAATAGAAATTGAAACAATTCAattcacttgactggtttgtgCATGGTCGGCATAATGAACCAGCATCCGAGTTTGACCGgagattaatttttaaaaaaataaaaaataaataaaaaaagaagaaaaaaccgtttttattttttattatttttttttagatttttttagtttatttttaaaaaaatttaataattttatgaatgatatttttgtcactatggggacattgatatttttcggtagtttagaagaaaaaattaacacaattaatagtttaaaaGGACATTAACAATATGATGGTAATTTGAAGGGggttatatttacttttttctaaaataaataaaaaatgttgggTTCTTTGACCTTTTTAGCTTGTAGGCCCTTGATTAGGTTGGGTTCTTTGACAAAAATGTTGGGttctttgacaaaaaaataaaacctttactATTTGCATTGATGATAGAATAGGTTgaagataatatttaaaaactTGTAAACAGGAAAGCCAATCACACATTTTCTTTGATTGTAGCTTCAACAGGACAAATTGGAGATCCATTTTGCTGATGCTGGGCTGACCCTCCGACCGGTTGGGATGAAATTGTACGTATTATAAAGTGTTGCAAAATTATAGGGTAAAAGCTTGAAGAGTTGTATCTGAATTTTTGCCTTGGTGCTGCTGTGTATCACTTGTGGAAAGAGAAATGCTCTGCTACATGGTAAAACTCTTAGGACTGGAAAGCAGATTATTTCTAGAATCAAATGGGAAGTAAAGGCTCGGATTTTGGCAAAATTCCCTTCTAAGAATTTCCCTCAACTGTAGTTGGTGTTTGTTGTGCTGGTTGTTTTAGCTCAGTTGATGAGCTATTGCGTTTTTTCCTGGTTAGTTTGCTTAGTTGCTGTTTTTTGCAGCTTGTTGTGTTTTCCTTTTGGGACACTTGAATCCAGTTTTGACCGGAGTGTTTGTAACGtggtgtttggtttataaagctttaattcgactgaaaaaaaaaaaaacctttaaaatttaaattaaattggtTTATAATATAAgagtaaaattgaaaatgaaCACATTTTTCAACACCAAAATTGTTGACGTGAAAGAATGTTGTTAGGAGTACCAatgtttttatttcaaattctttatAAACTAATGTATTAGTTCACATTATACGTACGTATCACGTCTACAGCAGAAAGAATATAGAT contains these protein-coding regions:
- the LOC133874736 gene encoding probable inactive purple acid phosphatase 27, whose translation is MKAGSSLQYWLKMIFRIVLVLCLQSLCLASAHGRVGDDMHPLSHINIHKTSLALRDSVSIKASPLILGLKGEDTEWVTVNLVNPNPSEDDWVAVFSPAVFNSSTCLPVNDEDQEPYICTSPIKFKYANSSNSKYTKTGKAVLKFQLINQRADFSFAVFSGGLSNPILVAVSNFISFANPKAPLYPRLAQGKSWDEMTVTWTSGYAIDEAVPLVEWGLKGETQTRSPAGTLTVDQNSMCGSPARTVGWRDQGFIHTSFLKNLWPNSLYTYRMGHLLSNGSCIWSKTYSFKSSPYPGQDSLQRVIIFGDMGKAERDGSNEYSDYQPGSLNTTDQLIKDLKNYDIVFHIGDISYSNGYVSQWDQFTAQVEPIASTVPYMVASGNHERDWPDSGSFYQNTDSGGECGVFAETMFYVPAENRAKFWYSTDYGMFHFCIADSEHDWREGTEQYKFIKHCLASADRRKQPWLIFAAHRVLGYSSSNWYAEEGAFEEPMGRESLQKLWQKYRVDVAFFGHIHNYERTCPIYQNQCVNSEKSHYSGTMNGTIHVVVGGAGSHLSKFTTAIPNWSIYRDHDFGFGKLTAFNHSYLLFEYKKSSDGKVYDSFTISREYKDVLACVHDSCEPTTLAS